From a region of the bacterium genome:
- a CDS encoding ethylbenzene dehydrogenase-related protein, whose product MGKMFLNKFLYLFFLIFVSQMAIPAFIKKQECKQFPAIIMINMSRSVIKTIARDSLSQELENVKKEFEKNNLHIKNFSYTHVDTSVLFNISTANYQFLGEAPPGVKKEIKITFSCSKFTLYRMSMVEYDFKADDANEFNISGEPIEFKIIAENDIYNFYFTYNITPEEQIVPKVKEIKKEEPKAELKEKPKEKTAVVEKDTVIYSYETNLPPVIDGKDSDKAWELIPFVNISLSGRLEMQNIQVKSIYTKKEIFFIFKWQDTTNNYTHRLWAWDKNRKTYFENASREDRLVIKFSLNSNFSLCPEDGINSIADVWDWRAGLTNPSGYADDKKEIMSLKKIPRSYEIKTKDNKKIFLQYMPDEGTAPYRQDIATTFSGETILQFISQKPSGSRADVLASGAWDKNYWIVEFERPLATSDKEDVQFNIKDSLNFLVAVYNHSELHNHNYSQKIVLKYK is encoded by the coding sequence ATGGGAAAGATGTTTTTAAATAAGTTTTTATACCTGTTTTTTTTAATCTTTGTCAGCCAGATGGCAATCCCTGCTTTTATAAAAAAACAAGAATGTAAACAATTTCCTGCAATCATTATGATAAATATGAGCCGGTCTGTTATAAAAACAATCGCACGTGATTCCCTCAGCCAGGAACTGGAAAACGTAAAAAAGGAGTTTGAGAAAAACAATCTTCATATAAAAAATTTCAGTTATACCCATGTGGATACTTCCGTGTTGTTTAATATCTCCACTGCCAATTACCAATTTCTCGGCGAAGCCCCGCCCGGTGTAAAAAAAGAAATAAAAATAACTTTTTCATGCAGTAAATTCACACTTTACAGGATGTCCATGGTTGAATACGATTTTAAAGCGGACGACGCAAATGAATTCAATATAAGCGGGGAACCTATTGAATTTAAAATAATAGCCGAAAATGATATTTACAATTTTTATTTTACATATAATATAACACCTGAAGAACAAATTGTCCCGAAAGTAAAAGAGATAAAAAAAGAAGAGCCGAAAGCGGAATTAAAAGAAAAACCAAAGGAAAAAACAGCGGTTGTTGAAAAAGACACTGTTATTTACTCATATGAAACAAACCTTCCACCGGTAATAGACGGGAAAGACTCGGATAAGGCATGGGAATTGATCCCCTTTGTCAATATAAGTCTTTCCGGCAGGCTTGAGATGCAAAATATACAGGTAAAATCCATTTACACAAAAAAAGAAATCTTTTTTATTTTTAAATGGCAGGACACAACAAATAATTACACACATAGATTGTGGGCATGGGACAAAAACAGGAAAACTTATTTCGAAAATGCAAGCCGCGAAGACAGGCTGGTCATTAAATTTTCTTTAAACAGCAATTTCTCTTTATGCCCTGAGGACGGAATTAATTCCATTGCCGATGTCTGGGATTGGCGGGCAGGATTGACCAATCCCTCAGGATATGCCGATGATAAAAAAGAGATAATGAGTTTAAAAAAAATACCGCGTTCATATGAAATTAAAACAAAAGACAATAAAAAAATTTTCCTTCAATATATGCCCGATGAAGGTACTGCTCCCTACCGGCAGGACATAGCCACCACATTTTCGGGAGAAACTATTCTTCAATTTATATCCCAGAAACCTTCCGGCAGCCGTGCAGACGTCCTGGCATCCGGGGCATGGGATAAAAATTACTGGATAGTGGAATTTGAACGTCCGCTTGCAACTTCTGATAAAGAAGACGTCCAGTTCAATATAAAAGACAGCCTTAATTTTTTAGTCGCGGTTTATAATCATTCAGAATTACATAACCATAACTATTCACAAAAAATAGTTCTTAAATACAAATGA
- a CDS encoding AAA family ATPase has translation MNSRIIAIVNQKGGVGKTTSAVNLSSGLAMLGKKTLLIDMDHQSNTSASLGVRPLAPENTICQLFTTPPENFNISSIILETMVDNLFLIPSHRNLSSVELELPYKTNIDNKTILKERLSNIYNSYEFVIIDCPPSLNLLAINCLTCAKEILIPIKSEDKFSLDGIVQLHSVIASIKQNLNPDIEIIGYLPTFYTSATNLAREILDQLKKQFDKQVFETVIGKRVHIAEAPIAHQPVQLYAKGSYGAKVYNELAKEVINRGKEKTIG, from the coding sequence GTGAACTCAAGAATAATTGCGATCGTGAATCAAAAAGGCGGCGTGGGAAAAACCACCTCTGCCGTAAATTTAAGTTCCGGGCTTGCCATGCTCGGGAAAAAAACACTTCTCATCGACATGGACCACCAGTCAAATACAAGCGCGAGTTTAGGCGTGCGCCCGTTGGCGCCGGAGAACACAATATGCCAGCTTTTTACAACACCTCCGGAAAATTTCAATATTTCCTCGATTATCCTGGAAACCATGGTAGACAACTTGTTCCTGATTCCTTCACACAGGAATTTATCATCAGTGGAATTAGAACTTCCTTATAAAACCAATATCGATAATAAAACTATTTTAAAAGAACGGCTTTCAAATATTTACAACAGTTATGAATTTGTTATTATCGACTGTCCGCCATCCCTGAATCTCCTGGCGATTAACTGCCTCACCTGCGCCAAAGAGATTTTAATCCCCATAAAAAGCGAGGATAAATTTTCGCTGGATGGAATTGTCCAGCTTCATTCAGTCATAGCGAGCATAAAACAAAATCTTAACCCTGACATTGAAATAATAGGATATTTACCCACATTTTACACTTCAGCCACTAACCTGGCCAGGGAAATTTTAGACCAGTTAAAGAAACAATTTGATAAACAGGTTTTTGAAACAGTTATCGGAAAGAGGGTCCATATCGCAGAGGCCCCAATCGCGCACCAACCGGTCCAGTTATATGCCAAAGGCTCTTACGGGGCAAAAGTATATAACGAACTGGCTAAGGAGGTAATAAACCGTGGCAAAGAAAAAACTATTGGCTGA
- the rpsF gene encoding 30S ribosomal protein S6, whose amino-acid sequence MRNYEVIYIIDPNKTDEESEEIINKFQQIVTSTNGKVESLEKWGRKKLSFVIGKESKGNYVFMKISCEPKTIDELVRNFKINDSIIRHLVTKAE is encoded by the coding sequence TTGAGAAATTATGAGGTGATCTATATTATTGACCCGAATAAGACAGACGAAGAATCAGAAGAAATTATCAACAAGTTTCAGCAGATAGTAACATCTACAAACGGTAAAGTTGAATCCCTTGAAAAATGGGGGAGAAAAAAATTATCTTTTGTTATCGGGAAAGAGAGCAAAGGCAATTATGTTTTTATGAAGATTAGCTGTGAGCCAAAGACTATAGATGAACTTGTTAGAAATTTTAAAATAAATGACAGTAT